CTCTAAACACCCTTAGAATTATGCTCCCTCATATTTGCCATTTCCACCTTAGGGGAAAAAGGCTCCAGCTATCCACTAGATcgatgcctctgatcatcttgtacaccttattCAAGTGCAGTGCGTTCTCCAGCAATGCTGATCTTTGCTCTTTAATTCTGTTCCCAAAATGGAGGGCACCATCTGCATCCTCTTAAATGCTGCAGCTTTGCTTTCAGTGTCATCTATCGTGTTTTTCATTGAAGCACAGCCTTGGATAACAAGGCAAGTTTAAGAATGAACAATTGCAACTACAACTAAAACCCAGGAGTGTCATCTTCAAACACAATTTCATCATAAGTGCCCATTAATACACCAAATGGAAAACCAATCTTCAATGATAATCTTCAAAAGCAAAGTTCTGGCCATTTTCTATAGCATTCAAGTACTAGGCAACAATATCGGGCAATTTTAAATATTCAAaactcaaaataaatttattttcagagtatattggtgtcaccatatactaccttgaaattcattttcttgtaggcatttacaggataataaaatacaataaaatttggGAAAAAACTATGCACAAAttagttattgcttatttctcttcttgcttttacagtttgttgtcttttgcacagtggatgcacagttggtgcagtctttcattgattctattttcaGTGAcccattggatttattgagtatgcccacaagaaaatgttatctcagaattgtatatagcgacatatatgtactttgataataaatatatttttgaacTTTGCAGCCTGGCAACTCTCTGCAAATATTTCTGCTTGCAAATTAATACTTTACACTGCATATCAAAATGTAttccagtggggataacttcactcaccccttcaaactgttcccacagcctatggactcgctgaaaaggactctacatctcatgttctcaatatttattgtttaatttttttttcatttgtagatcgtcatcttttgcacattgggtgctgTCCGTCctgttgatgtggtctttcattgattcgattagGGTCCTTGGCTTTACTGAGTGTgcccaaaagaaaacaaatcttaaTGTTGCCTTCAAACTATATTTAAAGTAGATTGTCCTTTACAGATTCTTGCAAAGACAGCAGCTCTCTGTTTTTGTTCAGTCCACTCTAGACTACAAAAGGCTGCTCTATGTAAATCAAAGGGCTCGTCGTCATTTCAGTAACCTCTGGCAAAACCTTTCATATTTACGTAAAAACATCTGACTTTCCTCAAACCAGGAAGCAAGATGCAAATTTTTGATCACCAAACATGAAAGATGCAGAGCAAATGTAGGCTTTTAGAAATCaaagttgcagatgctggaaattcaaaacagAGTAATTTCATTGCAGTTGCCCAAAACTTTTAAAACAGTTTAGGCAGCCGCTAAGGAAAGAAGCAGTTAAGTCAAACACTTGCCAGTCAGAAACATCCATGGTTTCCCTTTCAACAGATGCCACGCAGCAGTTTTTGTACCTAGGTCCATGTAGACCATGATCTCTGAATGGTAGAACAAATTTGAGATGACAGCTGTCCTGCACACCTTCCTAAAATGTCAACAGTTGGGGAAACTGATGAGACATAATAAATTTGTATAATAATTCCACTCCACCATCAGCTCCATGTCCCAATATTCCCCACCCCCAAATAAAATGAGAAAAGTATCAGATTAATTTATAAATCAATTACTACCAGATAAACTGTGGGTGCAGCATATAACAATAAGAAAGCTACAAGTGTGACCCACGTCAAATGCATTTAGAACCACTCACTGCCTTGCAGCATGGCTGCTGTGGGAAGTGGAAATTAGTCTTATCAGTCTCTATATTCCCTACAACGCTAAGACTTAATTCCCAGTGACTAATAACATAACCAGAAATGGAAAGATCATCTATTACAGATGTGCACACCCTATCTAAAGCATTGTAATCTTACCATTGTTTTATTAAAATAGACGCCACTAAGGAAAGGCACTTCACCCTGTATAATGGATTACTCCCTGCCACACAGTTTCCTGACTTTCCTTTAGGACTAAACTAAAACAATAAAATAGAAAGCTTACCAGAAGCCGCCAGAGAAACAGATGTTTGAAGTGTGTCCTGAGCCGGTCTGCTCACTGAAAGAAAGGGGTCGATATCCATCACAGAtcctggggaggggggggaggggggagctcaGTGAAGTGCCAGTATCATTCGATGCCACTTTGCGATGCAATGGATCTTATGTGCCAGAGATGTGAAATGTGATCTTGTATGTCGTGCATGTGCTTACAAGGCTGGAAAGTATATCCAAGCTTGAAGAAATTGTTGGGGAGAGGGGATCAGGAGGACACAAGGGTTACTAACGGTAGCAGGCCGTTAATAATCAGCCCTTTCTGGGACTGAGAAAGCTGAACAGCAAGACCTGACATGCTCAGACTTGCCTACTTCAAAGGCTGATCTTCACACCAACAAGCATTTAGTGCTACCTTGTCCAACAGAACATCTGAATTCCCCAAATCCACGAAAATCAAAAGTAGGAATCTACTTTTGATGCTCAAAAATCCaaagttttctttaaaaaaaatgtctAGGATGAGAGGTTTTCCTTGTAGCCAGACTATGTCCAAAGTTAAACAATTCCAAGTGCTGACAATTCCAGCCAGCCACAGCTCTCAAGATAAACTTGTTTGGGGCACTGCAATTTTAAACATAGCACTAGCTGTGACTTGCACCGAATTCAGTAAATTCATGTGGAATACTGTACGTGGAGATGTGCTGCAAATACTCTCCCATTCCAAAACCAAACACAGAGGCCAATTTCTTGTTTTGTTAAAATGGCAAGATAGGAAACATTTTATTACAATAGAAGACAAAAATTTTCTCTTGCAAAATAGAAATCTGTACAACTTTCGCCACCATGTACATGAACTGTACAAATTTACAGCAGTTCATAATTTAGCAAATATCGAGAGATGGTCAAAATAGAATTCACAAATTCAACATTTGTGAGGCTACCTGGTCACAGAGGACGAGAATCCACTTCACTGTAACAGTGCTTAAAAACAAAACCCTAGGCTAGTAATGTACAGATAATCCAAAGGAGAGTAGTCAAATGTTAAAGAGCAGTGTGCTCTTAAGAGCTGGACAAAGGCTGTTAAACCCAATCTAAAGGACAAGAATTACCACCCATTCTCAATTTCGAAgtacagtgaattccagttaattgggacagctgaTTATTGGGACCAATCTTAAAGACCAAAAACTAATCGTGAAAATAGCCCTTTGATACTCTTTATTTGGCACAATATACCATTTAATTGCTGCCGAATATTCTACATATTGTGTGGCTGTTAAGACCCTACACAGTGCTTAGATTGAACactttaaatagtgtcagttgcatgtttTTATTCAAATAGCAGTAACTTTTGCcattgatagttggcaagaagtaCTAAGACAATTCAAAACTCTTTTGCTCACTgtaatttcaagcattcaggcacagagatgccagaaatggccacgAGTGAAAatcaaacaatttcactacttcatgtTAGGAATTACCTGTACAAAGGTGtcgacaatcattttgaatgtcacaatgaaaatgaaaatttggaggatgcaatcgtcaAAAGGACTGTTTGCACTAGGTGTCTATGCTGTTTTATGTTCAATCAAAAGAACGCGACATTTTTTGAAATCCTGTTACTATTAGTAATACAATTGTATAGTACTGCAATGTTCTCATTCGCTCTGTATTTCACTTAAGTACATAATTCGTTACTCAGTTAAggggtagtttgtcttttttattacGATTGTCATGGAACTTTAGCTAATTGCAACAGgcatttaattgggccaaaatgcactAGTCTTTATAggtcccaattaaccaaaatccactaTTTTTAAAAAGCAAATTGCCAAATGTCAAAATACTGATGAGTTATGGGTGCAAACAGTTGGCAGTTTTCAATTCCCCTTCTTTTATAGACATACAaattttggtttgatttggtaaaCTGCTGGAAATAGATGCCTCAGTTttagaaagacacacacacagcctgtgTGAGCTACACGGCTTCCCCTTAACATTCAAGAGGTGCAATCAACTCCAAAGCAAAGCCCGGTGTGGGTCTCCAAGAGAAGCtttcctcctctcctccctctcaggacaacctccccctcccccacactggCCATTTGCAATGCCGCCCTAACTTGACACTGTCATCATGCTGTAGGCTTTGCAAGGGTTGGTCCTGCCCATCAGTAACTCGTCCTTGCAACTCGTCCGGCTGCCGTCCACCATGGGCACGGGCGAGCTGGCGTCCAGGTGCAGGTGGTGGTGGCTATGGCCCATCGGGTGCGCCTCGTACAGCACGCAGATCGAGCCGTCTTCGCCGATGCGGTAAGACACCTCGTAAGGGTCGACCCAGAGTGTAAGCTCGCTCGGCAGCAGTTCGTAAACTTGCTCGTTGCTCAGTCCGATCCGGCTCGCCGCCTTCCAGATCAGCGGATCCATTTTATGGTTGATCCGAATGCACCGGTAGCCGGAGCCTTTGCAGGGCTTTTCGGGGAACCAGTGATGTTTATAATGGTCTGCGACAAAAAGGGCGAAAAATGAATGAGtttctttgttgcaaagtttacctTCTCATGCAAATATACCAAACAATTGATTAACGCAGCAACGAGGAAGAGCTTTGCATTTCGGGGCCAGATTCTGCATTTGACGTGGACTTTGGAAACTTCCCTGTCAGACGCACACTTCGCAGTCTTCGACTTCACTACGAGAAATCGCTCCCATGTTTAACAACAAAgtgtgaagtgtgtgtgtgtttgggggggggggtggttgacgGAGTCCCATTTTGCAGTAAGTTTGCGGAACGGGTGGGGGCGGAAATTATAAGCAACGTTGTGAACGAGCTCTAAAAGAAACACCACGGACAGAGCGAAAGAACTGTTTAAAAGTGCCGGAAATC
This DNA window, taken from Hypanus sabinus isolate sHypSab1 chromosome 8, sHypSab1.hap1, whole genome shotgun sequence, encodes the following:
- the LOC132398353 gene encoding protein BTG1-like codes for the protein MSMYTLGAWADMKPEISAAVGFICKLLRTKATVDERQLQTFCQSLQDLLADHYKHHWFPEKPCKGSGYRCIRINHKMDPLIWKAASRIGLSNEQVYELLPSELTLWVDPYEVSYRIGEDGSICVLYEAHPMGHSHHHLHLDASSPVPMVDGSRTSCKDELLMGRTNPCKAYSMMTVSS